In a single window of the Mesorhizobium shangrilense genome:
- a CDS encoding TrbC/VirB2 family protein, producing the protein MIRTLTRGYRFAATASSTLAISLVLAPAAHASGSSMPWEQPLQQILQSIEGPVAKIIAVIIIIVTGLTLAFGDTGGGFRKLIQIVFGLSIAFAASSFFLSFFSFGGGTLI; encoded by the coding sequence ATGATCCGCACGCTCACGCGCGGCTATCGCTTCGCCGCGACCGCCTCATCCACCCTTGCCATTAGCCTCGTGCTCGCCCCGGCCGCCCATGCGTCCGGTTCGTCGATGCCATGGGAACAGCCCTTGCAGCAAATCCTCCAATCCATCGAGGGGCCGGTCGCCAAGATCATCGCCGTCATCATCATCATCGTCACCGGCCTGACTTTGGCCTTCGGCGATACGGGCGGCGGTTTCCGTAAGCTGATCCAGATCGTGTTCGGGCTGTCCATCGCGTTCGCCGCGTCGAGCTTCTTCCTGTCATTCTTCTCGTTCGGCGGCGGGACGCTCATCTGA
- a CDS encoding LysR family transcriptional regulator yields MPTALGSRIPLASLIQTLTVAEYLNFRHAANALGVAQSSVSARVKALEEDLGILLFERHARGVRLTEAGRHFIERIAAGVDQLDHAVKTASMAAVGECGRLRIGIHALIPHSFLAKLIGQYREDRPGVEVEITEGTAREAVMQLRADRLDVVFVAGTPELPDCHSRRIWTEPLLAVLPEQHLLAGRPAVTWADLAGETFLVRHGGTGPQVHSHIVLRHAGRWPSPSIQRFDVGRGTLLSMVGQGFGITIVGAATALLPTTGIVFLPFADEPKPITFSAIWSPSNRSAALRNLLTLASDMDRPSRAY; encoded by the coding sequence ATGCCGACCGCGCTTGGATCGCGTATTCCCCTTGCCTCACTCATCCAAACGCTCACCGTCGCCGAATATCTGAACTTCCGCCACGCAGCCAATGCGCTCGGTGTAGCACAATCCAGTGTCAGCGCGCGCGTGAAGGCGCTGGAAGAAGACCTTGGCATCCTCCTGTTCGAGCGCCATGCGCGAGGTGTTCGCCTGACAGAAGCCGGACGCCACTTCATCGAGCGGATCGCGGCCGGCGTCGATCAACTCGACCATGCGGTGAAGACCGCAAGCATGGCGGCGGTGGGCGAGTGCGGCCGGCTTCGTATCGGCATTCATGCTCTGATCCCGCACAGCTTCCTCGCAAAGCTGATCGGCCAATACCGTGAGGACCGCCCCGGCGTTGAAGTCGAGATAACCGAAGGCACAGCCCGCGAAGCGGTGATGCAACTTCGCGCCGACCGGCTGGACGTGGTGTTCGTCGCCGGCACGCCCGAGCTGCCAGACTGCCATTCCCGCCGCATATGGACCGAACCTCTCTTGGCGGTGCTACCGGAGCAGCATTTGCTTGCCGGACGGCCTGCCGTCACATGGGCCGATCTGGCGGGCGAGACGTTCCTTGTCCGGCATGGCGGCACCGGCCCGCAGGTTCATAGCCATATCGTGCTGCGCCATGCCGGGCGCTGGCCTTCGCCGTCGATCCAGCGTTTCGACGTTGGGCGCGGCACTCTGCTGTCTATGGTCGGACAGGGCTTCGGCATCACTATCGTCGGCGCGGCCACGGCGCTGCTGCCCACAACCGGCATCGTCTTTCTGCCGTTCGCCGACGAGCCGAAGCCGATCACGTTCTCGGCGATCTGGTCGCCGTCCAACCGCAGCGCGGCGCTTCGCAACCTGCTCACGCTCGCCAGCGATATGGACCGTCCGTCCCGCGCCTACTGA
- a CDS encoding serine hydrolase domain-containing protein, giving the protein MITSKPGVHPASFALVILSMMGASIAYAPATLAQSSPLRTEHQHAFNIPAIDTFMRERLDKTGLPGAALVIIHGGQIVHLAGYGEAREGELVTPDTQFYVASVSKSFTALAVMQLVEAGAVGLDTPVVDYIPDFETVASGHAEQVTVRHLLNQTSGLSYEGFAAVAPQQQPRSTEELLVLIKDVTPTSAPGEQFDYFDPNYGIAARLVEVVGGSTFEDYLESNVFAPLEMKDSFSVVRAEDAPGEAQALAQGYRFHDGMMIQVHEQGYLGGSGGIVSTVRDLGNYLIMQIQDGVFGNHTLASPRSITTMHTPARGIASPYAMGWVVLDADASPLVVNNWGDLESFRADLMLLPDEELGVALLYNASADPQVFEDLREGVIGILTQAKPQ; this is encoded by the coding sequence ATGATTACGTCAAAACCGGGGGTACACCCAGCATCGTTCGCCCTTGTAATTCTGAGCATGATGGGGGCGTCCATAGCATATGCGCCAGCCACTCTTGCCCAGTCGAGTCCTTTGAGAACCGAACACCAGCACGCTTTCAATATCCCGGCAATAGACACCTTTATGAGAGAGCGACTCGACAAAACTGGGCTTCCGGGCGCCGCGCTCGTCATTATCCATGGCGGACAGATCGTCCATCTGGCCGGTTACGGCGAGGCACGTGAAGGAGAGCTCGTTACGCCTGACACGCAATTTTACGTCGCCTCGGTCAGCAAGTCGTTCACCGCTCTCGCGGTGATGCAGCTCGTAGAGGCCGGTGCGGTTGGACTCGATACGCCGGTGGTCGACTATATTCCGGATTTCGAAACGGTGGCATCGGGACATGCCGAGCAAGTGACCGTTCGCCATCTGCTCAACCAGACCAGCGGCCTCTCCTATGAAGGGTTTGCCGCTGTGGCACCTCAGCAGCAGCCGAGGTCAACGGAAGAGCTGTTGGTACTCATAAAGGATGTCACTCCAACGAGCGCGCCGGGCGAACAGTTCGATTATTTCGATCCCAATTACGGGATCGCCGCGCGGCTCGTAGAAGTGGTTGGTGGGTCCACGTTCGAGGATTATCTCGAATCCAACGTGTTTGCGCCGCTAGAGATGAAAGACAGCTTTTCCGTAGTGAGGGCTGAGGATGCACCTGGTGAAGCCCAAGCTCTCGCGCAGGGCTATCGGTTCCACGATGGCATGATGATACAGGTTCACGAGCAGGGTTACCTGGGCGGCTCGGGCGGAATCGTTTCGACTGTACGGGATCTCGGAAATTACCTGATTATGCAGATCCAGGATGGCGTTTTCGGCAACCATACGCTGGCCAGCCCCAGAAGCATCACAACAATGCACACGCCGGCACGTGGCATTGCTAGCCCCTACGCGATGGGCTGGGTGGTGCTTGATGCCGACGCCTCACCCTTGGTCGTTAATAATTGGGGCGATCTGGAGTCGTTTCGGGCCGATCTGATGCTTCTGCCCGACGAGGAGCTGGGCGTAGCCCTGCTCTACAATGCCTCTGCGGACCCTCAAGTGTTCGAGGACCTCCGTGAGGGAGTCATCGGCATCCTGACACAAGCGAAACCGCAATGA
- a CDS encoding VirB3 family type IV secretion system protein, protein MAGGLEQLDAVPGFSIPVHRALTEHILLGGAPRSIAIMNGTLAGAVGLGLRLWLVGIAIWAIGHFAAVWAAKRDPLFVEVGRRHLRIPGHLAV, encoded by the coding sequence ATGGCGGGCGGCCTCGAACAGCTCGACGCGGTGCCGGGATTCTCGATCCCCGTCCACCGGGCGTTGACCGAGCATATCCTGCTCGGTGGCGCACCGCGCTCCATCGCCATCATGAACGGGACGCTGGCCGGGGCCGTGGGCCTCGGCCTGCGCCTCTGGCTGGTAGGCATCGCCATTTGGGCCATCGGCCATTTCGCGGCCGTGTGGGCGGCAAAGCGCGATCCCCTCTTTGTCGAGGTCGGGCGGCGGCATCTCCGCATCCCCGGTCATCTGGCGGTTTGA
- a CDS encoding GNAT family N-acetyltransferase, with protein MSNQNDTLGGLADRKFLAVLPISDGVVTIRAMSDADAEAYAAGTNDASVKHFAHLPLDEYTPQIVRDMIRGVIADGLRDGTLAVLTISDATSDSFLGSLVVFDVKPDDAEIGYWVAPEHRGRKISGRALSLTMEMARKLGLKRLRARTVQDNPASEIVLLKAGFEQVGMARPEIVPSGKTEMSVNYLAKL; from the coding sequence ATGAGCAATCAAAACGATACCCTTGGCGGCTTGGCAGATCGAAAATTCCTCGCCGTCTTGCCGATCTCCGATGGCGTGGTGACGATCAGAGCCATGTCGGATGCAGATGCGGAAGCATATGCTGCCGGGACGAACGATGCTTCGGTCAAGCACTTCGCTCACCTGCCGTTGGACGAATATACGCCGCAGATCGTTCGGGACATGATCCGGGGCGTAATTGCAGATGGATTGCGTGACGGGACCTTGGCAGTCCTGACAATTTCGGATGCGACCTCGGACTCGTTCCTTGGAAGTCTAGTAGTCTTTGACGTCAAGCCGGATGACGCGGAGATTGGCTATTGGGTCGCCCCCGAGCATCGCGGCCGGAAGATATCGGGCCGGGCGCTCTCGCTTACCATGGAAATGGCTCGCAAGCTCGGCTTGAAAAGGCTCCGTGCTCGAACGGTTCAAGACAATCCTGCATCTGAAATAGTTCTTCTCAAAGCCGGGTTTGAGCAGGTGGGCATGGCCCGACCGGAGATTGTTCCCTCTGGCAAGACGGAAATGAGCGTGAATTATCTCGCCAAGCTTTGA
- the trbB gene encoding P-type conjugative transfer ATPase TrbB has protein sequence MTTNHHKPEAIARGARMLRTALGPAIARLLEDPAVVEVMLNPDGRVWIDRLSEGLSDTGERLSAADGERIVRLVAHHVGAEVHARSPRVSAELPESGERFEGLLPPVVAAPAFAIRKPAVAVFTLDDYVGAGIMSADQAETLSVAVQSRANILVAGGTSTGKTTLTNALLAEVAKTQDRVVIIEDTRELQCAAPNLVAMRTKNDVATLSDLVRSSLRLRPDRIPIGEVRGSEALDLLKAWGTGHPGGIGTIHAGTGIGALRRLEQLIQEAVVTVPRALIAETIDLVAVLSGRGSARRLAELARVEGLGPDGDYRITHPIPSAAPTNTGESS, from the coding sequence ATGACCACCAACCACCATAAACCGGAGGCGATTGCACGCGGCGCACGCATGTTGCGCACTGCACTCGGACCCGCCATTGCCCGGCTGCTCGAAGACCCGGCCGTGGTCGAGGTGATGTTGAACCCGGACGGGCGGGTGTGGATCGATCGCTTGTCCGAAGGATTATCCGACACTGGCGAGCGACTGTCCGCCGCCGATGGCGAACGCATCGTGCGGCTGGTCGCGCATCATGTCGGCGCAGAGGTTCACGCCCGCAGCCCACGCGTCTCGGCCGAACTGCCCGAGAGCGGCGAGCGGTTCGAGGGCCTTTTGCCGCCCGTGGTCGCCGCGCCGGCCTTCGCCATCCGCAAACCCGCCGTCGCGGTGTTCACGCTCGACGACTATGTGGGGGCGGGCATCATGTCCGCCGATCAGGCCGAGACGCTAAGCGTCGCTGTCCAGTCTCGCGCCAATATCCTCGTGGCGGGCGGCACGTCCACCGGCAAGACCACGCTGACCAACGCGCTGCTCGCCGAGGTGGCGAAAACGCAGGACCGCGTTGTCATCATCGAGGACACGCGCGAGCTGCAATGTGCTGCGCCGAACCTTGTCGCCATGCGGACGAAGAACGACGTGGCGACGCTTTCCGATCTGGTCCGCTCATCCCTGCGCCTGCGCCCGGATCGGATTCCCATCGGCGAGGTGCGCGGCTCTGAAGCCCTCGACCTGCTCAAAGCATGGGGCACGGGCCATCCCGGCGGCATCGGCACCATCCACGCCGGCACCGGAATCGGCGCGCTCCGTCGCCTTGAACAGCTCATCCAAGAGGCTGTCGTCACGGTCCCGCGCGCCCTGATCGCCGAGACTATCGACCTTGTTGCGGTCCTTTCCGGGCGCGGTTCCGCGCGCCGGCTGGCCGAGCTTGCCCGTGTCGAGGGGCTGGGGCCGGACGGCGACTACCGCATCACGCATCCCATCCCTTCGGCAGCCCCCACCAACACAGGAGAATCTTCATGA
- a CDS encoding CopG family transcriptional regulator produces MTTRIRLNIYFDPALIPQIEAMALRRSVALRRNVSKSAIVEAAVMSYLSGDAGDQLEAAMSRRLDKLGRQIDTLDLDLAVLGETVAQFIHFWMTITPPLTGAAQSAARAKGAERFEGFMQNLGRRLAAGDWFLKEISRDMIRSAEDATDFGKHGRD; encoded by the coding sequence ATGACCACGCGCATCCGCCTGAATATCTATTTCGACCCCGCGCTCATCCCGCAGATCGAGGCGATGGCGCTGCGCCGCTCGGTGGCGCTGCGTCGCAATGTCTCAAAATCCGCCATCGTGGAGGCGGCGGTCATGTCCTACCTGTCCGGCGATGCCGGCGACCAGCTTGAAGCCGCCATGTCTCGCCGCTTGGACAAGCTCGGCCGCCAGATCGACACGCTCGACCTAGATCTCGCCGTCCTCGGCGAGACGGTCGCGCAGTTCATCCATTTCTGGATGACCATCACGCCGCCGCTTACGGGAGCCGCGCAATCCGCAGCCCGTGCAAAAGGTGCGGAGCGGTTCGAGGGCTTCATGCAGAATCTCGGCCGGCGTCTGGCGGCGGGTGACTGGTTCCTCAAAGAGATATCACGTGATATGATTCGCTCTGCGGAGGACGCGACAGACTTTGGCAAACATGGCCGGGATTAG
- the trbE gene encoding conjugal transfer protein TrbE, whose product MMNLAEYRRTATRLADYLPWAALVGSGVVLNKDGSFQRTAKFRGPDLDSAVAAELVAVAGRINNAVRRLGSGWSIFVEAQRSEAATYPDSMFPDPASALVDAERKAGFEEADAHFVSGYFLTFLWLPPAEEAARAESWLYEGREKTGVDPWELLRGFIDRTDRVLALLDGFMPDCHWMDDGATLTYLHSTISTNRHRVRVPEVPMHLDALLADQPLTGGLEPRLGDAHLRVLTIVGFPTATTPGLLDDMNRLPFPYRWSTRAILLDKIDATRLLTRIRRQWFAKRKSVAAILKEVMTNEASALVDTDAANKALDADMALQELGADVAGIAYVTATVTVWDADPRVAQEKLRLVEKIVQGRDFTAMAETVNAVDAWLGSLPGHAYANVRQPPISTLNLAHMIPLSAVWAGPERDEHFGAPPLLFGKTEGSTPFRLSLHVGDVGHTLVVGPTGAGKSVLLALMALQFRRYAGSQVFAFDFGGSIRAASLAMGGDWHDLGGGLTDGDEVSVSLQPLARIHDTYERAWVADWIAAILMREGLAITPEVKEHLWTALTSLASAPVEERTITGLAVLLQSNDLKQALRPFCVGGAYGRLLDAESEYLGSADVQAFEIEGLVGTGAAPAVLAYLFHRIGDRLDGRPTLLIIDEGWLALDDEGFAGQLREWLKTLRKKNASVIFATQSLSDIDGSNIAPAIIESCPTRLLLPNERAIEPQITAIYRRFGLNDRQIEILARATSKRDYYCQSRMGNRLFELGLSEVGLALCAASSKSDQTAIARIHAEHGRDGFLAGWLRHRGVDWAAELIPNLTNLADRPESAASARLDSHPTQEILP is encoded by the coding sequence ATGATGAACCTTGCCGAATACCGCCGCACCGCGACCCGGCTCGCCGACTATCTGCCATGGGCGGCACTGGTTGGCTCCGGCGTTGTCTTGAACAAGGACGGCTCATTCCAGCGCACCGCGAAGTTTCGCGGTCCCGATCTGGATTCCGCTGTCGCCGCCGAGCTGGTCGCCGTCGCCGGCCGCATCAACAACGCCGTGCGCCGTCTCGGCTCCGGCTGGAGTATTTTCGTCGAGGCACAGCGCAGCGAAGCCGCGACCTATCCCGACAGCATGTTTCCCGATCCCGCGTCGGCGCTGGTCGATGCCGAGCGCAAGGCCGGTTTCGAGGAAGCAGACGCGCATTTCGTGTCCGGCTACTTCCTCACCTTCCTCTGGCTGCCCCCGGCCGAGGAAGCCGCGCGGGCGGAAAGCTGGCTTTACGAGGGCCGCGAGAAAACGGGCGTGGACCCGTGGGAGCTACTGCGCGGCTTCATCGACCGCACCGACCGCGTTCTCGCGCTGCTCGACGGCTTCATGCCCGATTGCCATTGGATGGATGACGGCGCGACGCTGACCTATCTCCATTCCACCATCTCGACCAACCGGCATCGCGTGCGCGTGCCCGAGGTGCCGATGCACCTTGACGCGCTGCTCGCCGACCAGCCGTTGACCGGCGGACTGGAGCCGCGCCTTGGCGACGCGCATCTGCGCGTGCTGACCATCGTGGGATTCCCGACCGCGACGACGCCCGGCCTGCTCGACGACATGAACCGGCTTCCGTTCCCCTACAGGTGGAGCACGCGCGCGATCCTGCTCGACAAGATCGATGCGACCCGGCTGCTGACCCGCATCCGTCGCCAGTGGTTCGCCAAGCGCAAGAGCGTCGCCGCGATCTTGAAAGAGGTCATGACGAACGAGGCGTCCGCGCTTGTGGACACCGACGCCGCCAACAAGGCGCTCGACGCGGACATGGCGTTGCAGGAGCTTGGTGCGGACGTGGCGGGCATCGCCTACGTCACGGCAACCGTCACCGTTTGGGATGCCGACCCGCGCGTGGCGCAAGAGAAGCTGCGCCTGGTCGAGAAGATCGTTCAGGGCCGCGACTTCACCGCCATGGCCGAGACCGTCAACGCAGTTGACGCATGGCTCGGCTCGCTGCCGGGCCATGCCTACGCGAACGTGCGGCAACCGCCCATCAGCACTTTGAATCTCGCCCACATGATCCCGCTTTCGGCGGTGTGGGCGGGGCCGGAACGGGACGAGCATTTCGGTGCACCCCCTTTGCTCTTTGGAAAGACCGAAGGCTCAACCCCGTTCCGGCTAAGTCTGCATGTCGGCGACGTAGGCCATACCCTTGTCGTCGGCCCCACGGGCGCGGGCAAATCAGTGTTGCTCGCTCTCATGGCCTTGCAGTTCCGGCGCTACGCGGGATCGCAGGTTTTCGCCTTCGACTTTGGCGGTTCGATCCGCGCTGCGTCGCTCGCCATGGGCGGCGACTGGCACGACCTCGGCGGCGGGCTGACAGATGGGGACGAGGTGTCCGTTTCGCTCCAGCCGCTTGCCCGTATCCACGACACCTATGAACGCGCATGGGTGGCGGACTGGATTGCCGCCATCCTCATGCGCGAGGGGCTGGCGATCACGCCCGAGGTGAAGGAACATCTTTGGACGGCGCTGACCTCGCTCGCCTCCGCGCCGGTCGAGGAACGCACGATCACCGGCCTCGCGGTCCTGCTGCAATCTAACGATCTGAAACAGGCGCTTCGGCCGTTCTGCGTCGGAGGTGCCTATGGCCGGCTGCTCGACGCCGAGAGCGAATATCTCGGATCGGCGGACGTGCAGGCGTTCGAGATCGAGGGGCTGGTCGGGACCGGCGCGGCCCCGGCCGTGCTCGCTTATCTGTTCCATCGTATCGGCGACCGGCTCGACGGGCGGCCGACGCTGCTCATCATCGACGAGGGCTGGCTTGCGCTGGACGACGAGGGGTTCGCCGGCCAGCTCCGCGAATGGCTGAAAACGCTGCGCAAGAAAAACGCCAGCGTCATCTTCGCCACGCAAAGCCTGTCCGACATCGACGGCAGCAACATCGCGCCCGCCATCATCGAGAGCTGCCCGACGCGACTCTTGTTGCCGAACGAGCGCGCCATCGAACCGCAGATCACGGCCATCTATCGCCGCTTCGGCCTCAATGACAGGCAGATCGAAATCCTCGCACGGGCCACGTCCAAGCGGGATTATTACTGCCAAAGCCGCATGGGCAATCGCCTGTTCGAGCTTGGCCTGTCCGAAGTCGGCCTCGCGCTCTGCGCCGCATCCTCCAAATCCGACCAGACCGCAATCGCGCGCATCCATGCCGAGCACGGCCGCGACGGCTTCCTCGCCGGCTGGCTGCGCCATCGCGGCGTCGATTGGGCGGCCGAGTTGATCCCGAACCTCACCAATCTTGCCGACCGGCCGGAATCCGCCGCGTCGGCCCGGCTCGATAGCCACCCCACACAGGAGATTCTTCCATGA
- a CDS encoding GNAT family N-acetyltransferase yields MEYLYLMVATPRVKVVPAEVDDILPWLTLAGEVEHLFGPMPGLDAILAQKVAQKRAYCVHHLPDRLAGAMLLGGAEGQYWIRWLAVSLDCRNLGVGTALVETALKTFPSGSMVYVDTFADDTKDGKAARGLYVACGFTPVSLVCDGGIERLRLCRKALLA; encoded by the coding sequence ATGGAATACTTGTATCTGATGGTTGCCACTCCTAGAGTGAAAGTTGTTCCTGCAGAAGTAGACGACATTCTACCCTGGCTAACACTTGCGGGTGAAGTCGAACATCTTTTCGGGCCAATGCCTGGTTTAGACGCTATTTTAGCGCAAAAGGTCGCTCAAAAACGAGCATATTGTGTCCATCATCTGCCGGATCGGCTTGCGGGAGCGATGTTGCTCGGGGGAGCAGAAGGCCAATACTGGATAAGGTGGCTCGCGGTAAGCTTAGACTGCCGAAATCTCGGCGTAGGTACAGCACTTGTCGAGACGGCTTTAAAGACATTCCCCTCCGGATCAATGGTCTACGTTGATACGTTTGCTGACGATACAAAAGATGGCAAAGCTGCACGTGGTCTTTATGTAGCTTGCGGCTTTACTCCAGTTTCTCTTGTATGCGACGGTGGTATAGAGCGATTGCGCCTTTGTAGAAAAGCCCTCCTTGCATAG
- a CDS encoding conjugal transfer protein TraG — translation MRGGRILWGQIAVVFAIVLVMVWAATQWTAFRLGFQPQLGAPWFEMAGWPVYYPPAFFWWWFSFDAYAPAIFVEGGIIAVSGGFLAIAAAILMSIIRAREARNVATYGSARWAEDKEIRSAGLLGPDGVVLGRYERDYLRHNGPEHVLCFAPTRSGKGVGLVVPTLLTWPASAIVHDIKGENWTLTAGFRAKHGRVLLFDPTNAGSSAYNPLLEVRQGEWEVRDVQNIADILVDPEGSLDKRNHWEKTSHSLLVGAILHVLYAEKDKTLAGVANFLSDPRRPVEATLRAMMDTPHLGEAGVHPVIASSARELLNKSENERSGVLSTAMSFLGLYRDPVVARVTARCDWCIADLVGSRQPVTLYLVVPPSDINRTKPLIRLILNQIGRRLTEELTTSGKRHRLLLMLDEFPALGRLDFFESALAFMAGYGIKGFLIAQSLNQIERAYGPNNAILDNCHVRVSFATNDERTAKRVSDALGTATELRDSTNYAGHRLAPWLGHLMVSRQETARPLLTPGEIMQLPPTDEIVMVAGTPPIRATKARYFEDARFHERILTPPALVAAPLAPSPSADDWSGRVVAAESHSATDAADGTEGDPANAGIRREPELPSQEEIVAPPPSPEQEFEFLDDEPAVDAAKARAMRQRMRMVARQIAMNPDDGIEL, via the coding sequence TTGCGCGGAGGACGAATCCTTTGGGGCCAAATCGCTGTCGTCTTCGCCATCGTTCTGGTGATGGTGTGGGCAGCGACGCAATGGACAGCGTTCCGCCTCGGCTTCCAGCCGCAGCTTGGAGCACCGTGGTTCGAGATGGCGGGCTGGCCGGTCTATTATCCGCCGGCCTTCTTCTGGTGGTGGTTTTCGTTCGACGCCTATGCGCCCGCGATCTTCGTCGAGGGCGGCATCATAGCGGTATCAGGCGGCTTCCTCGCCATCGCCGCCGCCATCCTCATGTCGATCATTCGGGCGCGGGAGGCACGCAACGTCGCCACATACGGATCGGCGCGATGGGCCGAGGACAAGGAAATCCGCAGCGCCGGCTTGCTCGGCCCCGATGGCGTCGTGCTCGGCCGATACGAACGGGACTATCTGCGCCATAACGGTCCCGAGCATGTCCTATGCTTCGCCCCGACGCGTAGCGGCAAGGGCGTCGGGCTGGTAGTGCCGACGCTGCTGACATGGCCGGCTTCCGCTATCGTCCACGACATCAAAGGCGAGAACTGGACGCTGACAGCGGGCTTTCGCGCGAAGCATGGCCGAGTCCTGCTGTTCGATCCGACCAATGCCGGATCATCCGCCTACAACCCGCTGCTGGAGGTCCGGCAAGGGGAATGGGAAGTCAGGGACGTTCAGAATATCGCGGATATTCTGGTCGATCCCGAAGGCAGCCTCGACAAGCGCAACCATTGGGAAAAGACCAGCCATAGCCTGCTAGTCGGCGCAATCCTGCATGTTCTCTATGCGGAGAAAGACAAGACGCTGGCGGGCGTCGCCAACTTCCTGTCCGACCCGCGCCGCCCGGTCGAGGCGACCTTGCGCGCCATGATGGACACGCCGCATCTCGGCGAGGCTGGCGTTCATCCCGTCATCGCGTCGTCGGCCCGCGAGCTGTTGAACAAGAGCGAGAACGAACGGTCAGGCGTGTTGAGCACCGCAATGTCTTTTCTCGGCCTCTACCGCGATCCCGTGGTGGCGCGGGTGACGGCGCGATGCGACTGGTGCATTGCCGATCTGGTCGGCAGCCGCCAGCCCGTCACGCTCTATCTGGTCGTGCCGCCGTCCGACATAAACCGCACCAAGCCGCTCATCCGCCTGATCCTCAACCAGATCGGCAGGCGGTTGACGGAAGAATTGACCACCTCCGGCAAGCGGCATCGGTTGCTGTTGATGCTGGACGAGTTTCCGGCGCTCGGCCGGCTCGATTTCTTTGAATCGGCGCTCGCCTTCATGGCGGGATATGGAATCAAAGGCTTCCTGATCGCGCAGAGCCTCAACCAGATCGAGCGGGCCTATGGGCCGAACAACGCCATCCTCGACAACTGCCATGTCCGCGTCAGCTTCGCCACGAACGACGAGCGCACCGCCAAAAGGGTGAGCGACGCGCTTGGCACCGCGACCGAGTTGCGCGATTCCACCAACTATGCCGGGCACAGACTGGCCCCTTGGCTCGGGCATCTCATGGTATCGCGGCAGGAGACGGCTCGGCCGCTGCTCACGCCGGGCGAGATCATGCAGCTTCCGCCCACGGACGAAATCGTGATGGTCGCGGGCACGCCGCCGATCCGGGCGACCAAGGCCCGCTATTTCGAGGATGCGCGGTTTCACGAACGCATCCTGACCCCGCCCGCTCTGGTCGCCGCTCCGCTGGCGCCCAGCCCATCCGCCGATGATTGGTCCGGCCGCGTGGTCGCGGCGGAAAGCCATTCCGCGACCGACGCGGCAGACGGGACCGAGGGCGATCCGGCCAATGCCGGCATCCGCCGCGAGCCGGAATTGCCAAGCCAAGAGGAAATCGTCGCCCCGCCGCCGTCGCCCGAACAGGAGTTCGAGTTTCTGGACGACGAGCCGGCCGTTGACGCGGCCAAGGCCCGCGCCATGCGCCAGCGCATGAGGATGGTCGCGCGACAGATCGCCATGAACCCCGATGATGGAATCGAGCTTTGA
- a CDS encoding TetR/AcrR family transcriptional regulator, whose protein sequence is MAKNGPSQAERGSSTIWLKPAKRVRDVPALTRDRIVQAAVEILDMRGQDGLTIRKLAEHLNAGAASLYWHVETRDDVLELALDNVLGEIPLPTEPLKWDKELVRFLTKWRQTLLRHPWSTSLFGFRPLLGPNALVRSEHLRVTLAGAGLPKADVIHAGYTLSNFMLGSVATQVAWQAGDEAATRARVATFLRNHATEYPALSSQIESEPDDWDESFSHGLGWIIRSFATL, encoded by the coding sequence ATGGCTAAGAACGGACCATCGCAGGCGGAGCGCGGTTCCTCGACGATTTGGCTGAAACCAGCCAAGCGAGTACGCGACGTTCCCGCGCTGACGCGGGATCGCATCGTCCAAGCCGCTGTCGAGATACTAGACATGCGGGGCCAAGACGGCCTGACGATCCGCAAACTGGCGGAACATCTGAACGCTGGTGCCGCATCCCTCTACTGGCATGTCGAGACACGCGACGATGTGCTTGAACTGGCACTGGACAACGTTCTCGGTGAAATCCCCCTGCCAACAGAACCGTTGAAATGGGACAAGGAGTTGGTCCGCTTCCTGACAAAATGGCGGCAGACGCTTCTACGGCATCCTTGGTCAACCAGCCTATTCGGCTTCCGGCCGCTGCTCGGTCCCAATGCCTTGGTCCGATCCGAACATCTTCGTGTAACCCTCGCAGGGGCAGGATTGCCGAAGGCCGACGTTATCCATGCGGGATACACATTATCGAACTTCATGCTCGGATCGGTCGCGACGCAAGTAGCGTGGCAAGCCGGCGACGAAGCTGCAACCCGTGCGCGCGTCGCCACTTTCCTTCGAAATCACGCGACCGAATATCCAGCCCTTTCCTCGCAGATCGAGAGCGAACCCGATGATTGGGACGAGAGCTTTTCGCATGGGCTAGGCTGGATAATCCGTTCCTTCGCTACCTTATAG